A portion of the Malania oleifera isolate guangnan ecotype guangnan chromosome 3, ASM2987363v1, whole genome shotgun sequence genome contains these proteins:
- the LOC131150868 gene encoding sucrose synthase 2-like isoform X2 produces the protein MQPLDSPFPPQAQRQVPPRMALCGHPLSLSLSLSLSLSLSLSLSRVFSFHLLYITPLLLSFSLFLYLLRKKKMSSHRRYDGAPSTRDRFQDTLSIYRNELVYLLSRCVAQGKGILQRHHLIDYLADANEQDEGMKNLSDSPFGYVLKSAQEGVVLPPFVAIAIRPRPGVWEYIRVNVYELSMEQLSVSEYLRFKEELVNGQDNGRSVLELDLEPFNTTFPQPTQSSSIGNGVQFLNRHLSSIMFRSKESLEPLLDFLRTHQHNGRVMMLNDRIQTISGLEFALTRAEEYLTKLQPDAPYADFEYVLQGMGFERGWGDTAQWVAEMVHLLLDILQAPDPSTLETFLGRIPTVFNVVILSPHGYFGQANVLGLPDTGGQIVYILDQVRALENEMLLRIQKQGLDIIPKILVVTRLIPDAKGTTCNQRLERITGTEHAHILRIPFRTENGILRKWISRFDVWPYLEMFAEDASNEIAAELQGLPNLIIGNYSDGNLVASLLSFKLGITQCNIAHALEKTKYPDSDLYWRKYEDKYHFASQFTADLIAMNTADFIITSTYQEIAGSKNNVGQYESHTAFTLPGLYRVVHGVDVFDPKFNIVSPGADMSIYFPYSEKQMRLTALHGSIEELLFDPEQSDEHIGVLDDCSKPIIFSMARLDRVKNITGLVECYAKSARLRELVNLVVVAGYIDAKKSRDREEVAEIEKMHDLMKKYNLHGHFRWTKAQMNHARNGELYRYIADRGGAFVQPAFYEAFGLTVVEAMTCGLPTFATCHGGPVEIIEHGISGFHIDPHHPDEVAARIVDFFEKCQVDHSYWDKISEAGLQRIYERYTWKIYSQRLLTLAGVYGFWKHVSKLERREMRQYLEISYVLKYGNLVRSIPLAVNEQP, from the exons ATGCAGCCTCTGGATTCCCCCTTTCCCCCTCAAGCACAACGCCAAGTGCCGCCGCGCATGGCGCTCTGCGGacacccactctctctctctctctctctctctctctctctctctctctctctctctctctctcgtgtttTCTCATTTCACCTCCTCTATATTACCcctcttcttctttccttctctttgtttctctatctcttgcgaaaaaaaaaaatgtcgaGCCATCGCCGATACGACGGAGCTCCGTCCACGCGAGATCGCTTCCAGGATACACTATCCATTTATCGGAATGAACTTGTCTATCTCCTGTCTAG GTGCGTGGCTCAGGGGAAAGGGATTCTACAACGCCATCACCTTATAGATTACTTAGCAGATGCTAATGAGCAAGATGAAGGGATGAAGAACCTCAGTGACAGCCCTTTTGGCTACGTCCTGAAGTCCGCGCAG GAAGGTGTTGTTCTACCCCCATTTGTAGCCATAGCAATTCGTCCAAGACCTGGTGTTTGGGAATACATTCGTGTTAATGTCTATGAACTCAGCATGGAGCAACTGAGTGTTTCAGAATATCTTCGATTTAAGGAAGAACTCGTGAATGGACA GGACAATGGCCGCTCTGTGCTAGAACTTGATCTTGAGCCATTCAATACAACATTTCCTCAGCCAACACAATCATCATCCATTGGCAATGGGGTTCAGTTCCTCAATCGTCATCTATCTTCCATTATGTTTCGTAGCAAAGAAAGTTTGGAGCCCCTGCTTGATTTTCTTCGCACGCACCAACATAATGGACGT GTAATGATGCTGAATGATAGAATACAAACAATATCTGGACTTGAATTTGCTTTAACAAGGGCAGAGGAATATCTCACTAAGCTCCAGCCAGATGCACCATATGCTGATTTTGAATATGT CCTTCAAGGAATGGGGTTTGAGAGAGGTTGGGGTGACACTGCACAATGGGTGGCCGAGATGGTACATCTTCTTTTGGACATCCTTCAGGCTCCTGATCCATCTACATTGGAGACATTCCTTGGGAGGATTCCCACGGTGTTTAATGTTGTCATTCTATCTCCACATGGATACTTCGGTCAAGCAAATGTATTAGGTCTGCCTGATACTGGTGGACAG ATTGTTTATATACTTGATCAAGTGCGTGCACTGGAGAATGAGATGCTTCTTAGGATACAGAAGCAAGGACTGGATATTATCCCAAAAATTCTTGTT GTGACCCGACTAATACCTGATGCAAAAGGGACAACATGCAACCAGAGACTGGAAAGAATTACTGGAACAGAACATGCACATATTCTGCGGATCCCTTTTAGAACTGAGAATGGTATTCTTCGTAAATGGATCTCAAGGTTTGATGTGTGGCCATATCTAGAGATGTTTGCAGAG GATGCATCAAATGAAATTGCTGCTGAGCTGCAGGGCCTTCCCAACCTGATCATTGGCAATTATAGTGATGGAAATCTTGTTGCTTCTTTATTATCTTTCAAACTTGGAATAACCCAG TGCAACATTGCTCATGCATTGGAGAAAACAAAATATCCGGATTCTGATTTATACTGGAGAAAGTATGAGGACAAGTATCATTTTGCAAGCCAATTCACTGCTGATCTAATTGCAATGAACACCGCCGATTTTATAATCACCAGCACATACCAAGAGATTGCAGGAAG CAAGAATAATGTTGGTCAGTATGAAAGCCACACAGCTTTTACTCTTCCAGGGCTGTATCGAGTTGTTCATGGCGTTGATGTTTTTGATCCCAAGTTTAATATTGTGTCTCCTGGGGCAGATATGAGCATATACTTTCCATATTCAGAGAAGCAAATGAGACTTACTGCTTTACACGGTTCTATCGAAGAACTTTTATTTGATCCAGAGCAGAGTGATGAACATAT TGGTGTGCTGGATGATTGCTCAAAGCCCATCATATTTTCCATGGCAAGACTTGACCGGGTGAAAAACATAACGGGGCTGGTCGAGTGTTATGCCAAAAGTGCAAGGCTGCGGGAACTTGTGAATCTTGTTGTGGTTGCTGGTTACATTGATGCAAAGAAATCCCGTGATAGGGAAGAAGTTGCGGAGATTGAAAAGATGCATGACCtcatgaaaaaatataatttgcatGGCCATTTCCGATGGACAAAGGCCCAAATGAACCATGCTCGTAATGGTGAGCTTTATCGCTACATTGCAGATAGAGGGGGTGCTTTTGTTCAG CCTGCTTTCTATGAAGCTTTTGGGCTTACAGTTGTGGAGGCCATGACTTGTGGCCTTCCTACATTTGCTACTTGTCATGGTGGCCCTgttgagattattgagcatggtATATCAGGATTCCATATTGATCCACACCACCCTGATGAGGTTGCTGCTCGTATAGTTGACTTCTTTGAGAAGTGCCAGGTGGACCACAGCTACTGGGACAAGATATCTGAAGCAGGGCTTCAACGTATCTATGAAAG GTACACATGGAAGATCTATTCGCAGAGGCTATTGACATTAGCTGGAGTCTATGGCTTTTGGAAGCATGTGTCGAAGCTTGAGAGGCGTGAGATGCGGCAATATCTGGAGATTTCCTATGTTCTTAAGTATGGGAATCTG GTGCGGTCTATTCCACTGGCTGTCAATGAACAACCCTGA
- the LOC131150868 gene encoding sucrose synthase 2-like isoform X1 has product MQPLDSPFPPQAQRQVPPRMALCGHPLSLSLSLSLSLSLSLSLSRVFSFHLLYITPLLLSFSLFLYLLRKKKMSSHRRYDGAPSTRDRFQDTLSIYRNELVYLLSRCVAQGKGILQRHHLIDYLADANEQDEGMKNLSDSPFGYVLKSAQEGVVLPPFVAIAIRPRPGVWEYIRVNVYELSMEQLSVSEYLRFKEELVNGQDNGRSVLELDLEPFNTTFPQPTQSSSIGNGVQFLNRHLSSIMFRSKESLEPLLDFLRTHQHNGRVMMLNDRIQTISGLEFALTRAEEYLTKLQPDAPYADFEYVLQGMGFERGWGDTAQWVAEMVHLLLDILQAPDPSTLETFLGRIPTVFNVVILSPHGYFGQANVLGLPDTGGQIVYILDQVRALENEMLLRIQKQGLDIIPKILVVTRLIPDAKGTTCNQRLERITGTEHAHILRIPFRTENGILRKWISRFDVWPYLEMFAEDASNEIAAELQGLPNLIIGNYSDGNLVASLLSFKLGITQCNIAHALEKTKYPDSDLYWRKYEDKYHFASQFTADLIAMNTADFIITSTYQEIAGSKNNVGQYESHTAFTLPGLYRVVHGVDVFDPKFNIVSPGADMSIYFPYSEKQMRLTALHGSIEELLFDPEQSDEHIGVLDDCSKPIIFSMARLDRVKNITGLVECYAKSARLRELVNLVVVAGYIDAKKSRDREEVAEIEKMHDLMKKYNLHGHFRWTKAQMNHARNGELYRYIADRGGAFVQPAFYEAFGLTVVEAMTCGLPTFATCHGGPVEIIEHGISGFHIDPHHPDEVAARIVDFFEKCQVDHSYWDKISEAGLQRIYERYTWKIYSQRLLTLAGVYGFWKHVSKLERREMRQYLEISYVLKYGNLVSILIFSSIGRVLEPFKKLLLSGIETDLP; this is encoded by the exons ATGCAGCCTCTGGATTCCCCCTTTCCCCCTCAAGCACAACGCCAAGTGCCGCCGCGCATGGCGCTCTGCGGacacccactctctctctctctctctctctctctctctctctctctctctctctctctctctcgtgtttTCTCATTTCACCTCCTCTATATTACCcctcttcttctttccttctctttgtttctctatctcttgcgaaaaaaaaaaatgtcgaGCCATCGCCGATACGACGGAGCTCCGTCCACGCGAGATCGCTTCCAGGATACACTATCCATTTATCGGAATGAACTTGTCTATCTCCTGTCTAG GTGCGTGGCTCAGGGGAAAGGGATTCTACAACGCCATCACCTTATAGATTACTTAGCAGATGCTAATGAGCAAGATGAAGGGATGAAGAACCTCAGTGACAGCCCTTTTGGCTACGTCCTGAAGTCCGCGCAG GAAGGTGTTGTTCTACCCCCATTTGTAGCCATAGCAATTCGTCCAAGACCTGGTGTTTGGGAATACATTCGTGTTAATGTCTATGAACTCAGCATGGAGCAACTGAGTGTTTCAGAATATCTTCGATTTAAGGAAGAACTCGTGAATGGACA GGACAATGGCCGCTCTGTGCTAGAACTTGATCTTGAGCCATTCAATACAACATTTCCTCAGCCAACACAATCATCATCCATTGGCAATGGGGTTCAGTTCCTCAATCGTCATCTATCTTCCATTATGTTTCGTAGCAAAGAAAGTTTGGAGCCCCTGCTTGATTTTCTTCGCACGCACCAACATAATGGACGT GTAATGATGCTGAATGATAGAATACAAACAATATCTGGACTTGAATTTGCTTTAACAAGGGCAGAGGAATATCTCACTAAGCTCCAGCCAGATGCACCATATGCTGATTTTGAATATGT CCTTCAAGGAATGGGGTTTGAGAGAGGTTGGGGTGACACTGCACAATGGGTGGCCGAGATGGTACATCTTCTTTTGGACATCCTTCAGGCTCCTGATCCATCTACATTGGAGACATTCCTTGGGAGGATTCCCACGGTGTTTAATGTTGTCATTCTATCTCCACATGGATACTTCGGTCAAGCAAATGTATTAGGTCTGCCTGATACTGGTGGACAG ATTGTTTATATACTTGATCAAGTGCGTGCACTGGAGAATGAGATGCTTCTTAGGATACAGAAGCAAGGACTGGATATTATCCCAAAAATTCTTGTT GTGACCCGACTAATACCTGATGCAAAAGGGACAACATGCAACCAGAGACTGGAAAGAATTACTGGAACAGAACATGCACATATTCTGCGGATCCCTTTTAGAACTGAGAATGGTATTCTTCGTAAATGGATCTCAAGGTTTGATGTGTGGCCATATCTAGAGATGTTTGCAGAG GATGCATCAAATGAAATTGCTGCTGAGCTGCAGGGCCTTCCCAACCTGATCATTGGCAATTATAGTGATGGAAATCTTGTTGCTTCTTTATTATCTTTCAAACTTGGAATAACCCAG TGCAACATTGCTCATGCATTGGAGAAAACAAAATATCCGGATTCTGATTTATACTGGAGAAAGTATGAGGACAAGTATCATTTTGCAAGCCAATTCACTGCTGATCTAATTGCAATGAACACCGCCGATTTTATAATCACCAGCACATACCAAGAGATTGCAGGAAG CAAGAATAATGTTGGTCAGTATGAAAGCCACACAGCTTTTACTCTTCCAGGGCTGTATCGAGTTGTTCATGGCGTTGATGTTTTTGATCCCAAGTTTAATATTGTGTCTCCTGGGGCAGATATGAGCATATACTTTCCATATTCAGAGAAGCAAATGAGACTTACTGCTTTACACGGTTCTATCGAAGAACTTTTATTTGATCCAGAGCAGAGTGATGAACATAT TGGTGTGCTGGATGATTGCTCAAAGCCCATCATATTTTCCATGGCAAGACTTGACCGGGTGAAAAACATAACGGGGCTGGTCGAGTGTTATGCCAAAAGTGCAAGGCTGCGGGAACTTGTGAATCTTGTTGTGGTTGCTGGTTACATTGATGCAAAGAAATCCCGTGATAGGGAAGAAGTTGCGGAGATTGAAAAGATGCATGACCtcatgaaaaaatataatttgcatGGCCATTTCCGATGGACAAAGGCCCAAATGAACCATGCTCGTAATGGTGAGCTTTATCGCTACATTGCAGATAGAGGGGGTGCTTTTGTTCAG CCTGCTTTCTATGAAGCTTTTGGGCTTACAGTTGTGGAGGCCATGACTTGTGGCCTTCCTACATTTGCTACTTGTCATGGTGGCCCTgttgagattattgagcatggtATATCAGGATTCCATATTGATCCACACCACCCTGATGAGGTTGCTGCTCGTATAGTTGACTTCTTTGAGAAGTGCCAGGTGGACCACAGCTACTGGGACAAGATATCTGAAGCAGGGCTTCAACGTATCTATGAAAG GTACACATGGAAGATCTATTCGCAGAGGCTATTGACATTAGCTGGAGTCTATGGCTTTTGGAAGCATGTGTCGAAGCTTGAGAGGCGTGAGATGCGGCAATATCTGGAGATTTCCTATGTTCTTAAGTATGGGAATCTGGTCAGTATTCTGATCTTTTCCAGCATTGGTCGTGTACTTGAACCTTTTAAGAAGTTGCTTTTGAGTGGCATAGAAACAGATTTGCCATAA